A stretch of Mytilus edulis chromosome 11, xbMytEdul2.2, whole genome shotgun sequence DNA encodes these proteins:
- the LOC139495125 gene encoding uncharacterized protein yields the protein MTSLVVSPSNTDPGNSLSKEETHFLRYYLLCSTIATKSVGLYFTRKVPESDLASHLNRHIKDLKLSHWKCTPDQLAVLFPAQTGNVKSSEFDFSLLYKLIRNTITPPSTPTRGWGSSPLPGDITEEDDIERIRHNRNTLAHNTKLKLNDSDFKNLWTELSEAISRLSCRALDEDVSNLSKRYLDKLSNSEILDNLNKIKGEIDILHHGMNKFERRISTIEDQHIPPNVRKTHLKLLNLWKKDDELFYDETNAYKATKNIVQSSSVVGLVGGPGCGKTATARHIALKYGEKEWEIVPAFKVEDILHYADVERKQIFLIDDIFGIFAVDMSMYNNVNNLREGIITAMSKDSVLLFTCRKSVFKEAVKLKSFILENVLDLESTDNTLSKEEKEKILTNHCSHKGISKHIYCNIPLGSSIIMFPLLCKIFSTKHGIDCSVKRFFSNPFECLINELDKLESNSPHQYSALVLCVISNNKLSMKQMQIDHIDGRKKDALNTCGVNIGTSDKEIENALSYLVGTYLVQNESNFTFIHDIIYEIVAYHYGNKNPLVILEYMNSNFISNKVSIRRENNVDLITDLSIVIGEDHYENMAERLYTDLLSLELFDVFKNQSLSYLPFLEVFWKILKNKPYKDLCALLFLQVNAPNIMSRFYDKDVKMQDKYEEQRRQKLLLDIVFGMNANCSYPIRVISWIIYYGHTCLLQNLVNLILEQNDSTDMIFGSGIIEQTRLLTLGCYSGNQDMVRLALKHVNADCVNKTSLKESVFEYDYVKIFSEHRTYTPLTAACDSGHVSVVQCLLTNNANIDACDGYHRFPLLIASKKGHLDIVKYLLQKGANVHKYDDDNQSPLYWASYGGHYDVVKYLGDNGANVNQCDLKGKSPLYWASYKGHCDVVKYLLQKGANVNQCDENSISPFYRASEGGHYNIVKHLVLNGAIVNQCNGNNKTPLSIASERGHCDVVNYLLEQGAK from the exons ATGACTTCCTTGGTCGTTTCACCTTCTAATACAG ATCCAGGTAATTCATTGTCGAAAGAGGAGACACATTTTCTTCGATACTACCTACTTTGTTCGACAATAGCCACGAAATCTGTTGGATTGTATTTCACGAGAAAAGTTCCAGAATCGGATCTAGCATCGCACTTAAATCGTCATATTAAAGATTTAAAACTTAGTCATTGGAAATGTACACCTGATCAATTAGCTGTGCTGTTTCCAG CTCAAACAGGTAATGTAAAGTCCAGCGAGTTCGATTTCTCTCTTCTTTACAAACTCATCAGGAACACTATAACCCCTCCGTCAACACCAACACGTGGCTGGGGTTCCTCTCCATTACCAGGAGACATCACAGAAGAAGACGACATAGAACGGATCAGACATAACAGAAACACATTGGCCCACAACACAAAATTAAAGTTAAACGATTCTGACTTCAAGAATTTGTGGACTGAATTATCCGAG GCTATTTCCAGATTAAGCTGTAGAGCACTAGATGAGGATGTCAGCAACCTTTCAAAGCGATACTTAGATAAACTATCAAACTCTGAAATATTAGACAATCTTAATAAGATAAAGGGTGAAATAGATATATTGCATCATGGTATGAATAAATTTGAAAGAAGAATCAGTACAATCGAGGATCAGCATATTCCGCCTAATGTCAGAA aAACACATTTAAAACTTCTCAATCTGTGGAAAAAAGATGATGAGTTATTTTATGATGAAACAAATGCGTACAAAGCTACCAAAAACATAGTGCAGTCTTCTTCTGTCGTTGGCCTAGTTGGTGGACCAGGGTGTGGTAAAACTGCTACGGCAAGACATATAGCACTGAAGTATGGTGAAAAGGAATGGGAAATAGTTCCAGCGTTTAAAGTTGAAGATATTTTACATTATGCAGATGTTGAACGTAAACAGATCTTTTTAATAGATGACATATTTGGAATATTTGCTGTAGATATGTCAATGTATAACAATGTAAATAACCTCAGAGAAGGTATAATAACTGCAATGAGTAAAGATTCAGTATTGTTATTTACATGTAGAAAGTCTGTCTTTAAGGAAGCGGTAAAGCTTAAATCATTTATATTAGAGAATGTGTTAGACCTTGAAAGTACGGACAACACATTGAgcaaagaagaaaaagaaaaaattcttACAAATCATTGTAGCCACAAAGGCATAAGCAAACACATATATTGTAATATACCATTAGGGTCCTCAATCATAATGTTCCCATTGCTCTGCAAGATATTTTCTACAAAACACGGAATAGATTGCTCAGTGAAAAGATTTTTTTCGAATCCTTTTGAATGCCTTATCAACGAGCTGGACAAGTTAGAATCAAATTCTCCTCATCAATATTCAGCCCTAGTACTTTGTGTAATCAGTAACAATAAACTATCGATGAAGCAAATGCAAATTGATCATATTGATGGAAGGAAAAAAGATGCATTAAACACGTGTGGAGTTAATATAGGCACCTCAGATAAAGAGATAGAAAACGCACTTTCATATCTGGTGGGTACCTATCTCGTACAAAATGAAAGTAACTTCACTTTCATTCATGATATAATATATGAGATAGTTGCATATCATTATGGAAACAAAAATCCCTTAGTAATTTTAGAATATATGAACAGCAACTTTATATCTAATAAGGTCTCAATCCGTAGAGAAAACAATGTTGATTTGATTACTGATCTATCAATAGTGATAGGTGAAGATCATTATGAAAACATGGCTGAAAGACTGTATACAGATTTACTGTCTCTTGAATTATTTGATGTTTTTAAGAACCAATCGTTATCATATCTCCCTTTTCTTGAGGTTTTctggaaaatattaaaaaataagccGTACAAAGATTTATGCGCATTACTTTTTCTTCAGGTGAATGCACCAAACATTATGAGTAGATTTTACGATAAAGATGTAAAAATGCAAGACAAATATGAGGAGCAAAGAAGACAGAAATTACTACTGGACATTGTCTTTGGTATGAACGCGAATTGTTCATATCCTATTAGGGTCATAAGTTGGATAATCTATTATGGTCACACATGTCTTTTACAGAACCTTGTCAATTTAATTTTAGAACAAAACGATTCTACCGACATGATCTTTGGATCAGGTATCATAGAGCAGACAAGATTACTTACTCTTGGATGTTACAGTGGTAATCAAGATATGGTCAGACTGGCACTAAAACATGTCAATGCTGATTGTGTAAATAAAACGTCATTGAAGGAGTCTGTATTTGAATATGATTATGTTAAGATTTTCAGTGAGCATAGAACATATACACCACTTACTGCCGCTTGTGATTCAGGTCACGTGTCAGTTGTACAATGTCTTCTGACAAACAATGCAAATATAGATGCATGTGATGGTTATCATCGTTTCCCTCTGCTAATTGCATCAAAGAAAGGACATTTAGACATTGTGAAATATTTATTACAGAAAGGAGCCAATGTTCACAAGTATGATGATGATAACCAGTCCCCATTATACTGGGCATCGTACGGAGGACATTATGACGTTGTCAAATATCTTGGTGATAACGGAGCCAATGTTAACCAATGTGATTTAAAAGGCAAGTCACCATTATATTGGGCATCATATAAAGGTCATTGTGACGTTGTAAAATATCTACTACAGAAAGGCGCTAATGTTAACCAATGTGATGAAAATAGCATTTCTCCATTTTATCGAGCTTCAGAAGGAGGACATTATAACATTGTCAAACATCTAGTACTGAACGGAGCAATTGTTAACCAGTGTAATGGAAATAATAAGACCCCATTAAGTATAGCATCGGAACGAGGCCATTGTGACGTTGTCAATTATCTACTAGAGCAGGGGGCAAAGTGA